Proteins from a single region of Streptomyces griseiscabiei:
- a CDS encoding SDR family oxidoreductase yields MNAMRTKIAIVTGAGSGIGRAVAVELLRTGWSVALAGRREDRLAETAAEAAAEAGAGPHGGSPEALCVRTDVSRPGDVEALLAAVRDRFGRLDLLFNNAGTFGPGGVPVEELDYAAWRHVVDTNLNGAFLCAQAAYRQMKDQDPRGGRIINNGSISAHTPRPHSVAYTATKHALTGLTKSLSLDGRPHGIAVGQIDIGNAATDMTERMAKGVPQANGEPLPEPVMDVADVARTVRHMAELPLEANVQFATVMATTMPYIGRG; encoded by the coding sequence ATGAACGCTATGCGAACCAAGATCGCGATCGTGACAGGCGCCGGCTCCGGCATCGGCCGTGCCGTGGCCGTGGAACTGCTGCGCACCGGCTGGTCGGTGGCGCTGGCGGGCCGCCGCGAGGACCGGCTCGCCGAGACGGCGGCCGAGGCGGCGGCCGAGGCGGGCGCCGGCCCGCACGGCGGGTCCCCGGAGGCGCTGTGCGTCCGTACGGACGTCTCCCGCCCCGGCGACGTGGAGGCGCTGCTCGCCGCCGTGCGCGACCGGTTCGGCCGGCTGGACCTGCTGTTCAACAACGCGGGCACCTTCGGACCGGGCGGGGTGCCGGTGGAGGAGCTGGACTACGCGGCCTGGCGGCACGTCGTCGACACCAACCTCAACGGGGCGTTCCTGTGCGCCCAGGCGGCCTACCGCCAGATGAAGGACCAGGACCCGCGGGGCGGCCGGATCATCAACAACGGCTCCATCTCCGCCCACACCCCCCGCCCGCACTCCGTCGCCTACACCGCCACCAAGCACGCCCTGACCGGCCTCACCAAGTCCCTCTCCCTGGACGGCCGCCCCCACGGCATCGCCGTCGGCCAGATCGACATCGGCAACGCGGCGACGGACATGACCGAACGCATGGCGAAGGGAGTCCCCCAGGCGAACGGGGAACCGCTCCCCGAGCCCGTGATGGACGTCGCCGACGTGGCCCGCACGGTCCGGCACATGGCGGAGCTGCCGTTGGAGGCGAATGTGCAGTTCGCGACGGTGATGGCTACGACGATGCCGTACATCGGGCGGGGCTGA